A single region of the Lycium barbarum isolate Lr01 chromosome 2, ASM1917538v2, whole genome shotgun sequence genome encodes:
- the LOC132628261 gene encoding 3-hydroxy-3-methylglutaryl coenzyme A reductase 1 — protein sequence MDARRRPPKPSKRASSTGPLRRSPSPAPKASDALPLPLYLTNGVFFTLFFSVAYYLLHRWRDKIRSSTPLHVVTLSELAAILSLIASFIYLLGFFGIDFVQSFIARASHDAWDIEDEDHSPARFMDPPPPLPSQDDDDLVKSVVSGEIPSYSLESRLGDCYRAASIRREAVQRLTGRSLDGLPLEGFDYQSILGQCCEMPIGYVQIPVGIAGPLLLNGCDYSVPMATTEGCLVASTNRGCKAIYASGGATSVLFRDAMTRAPVVKFPTASRASELLFFLEEPANFDTLAVVFNKSSRFARLQKIQCSLAGRNLYIRFSCGTGDAMGMNMVSKAVQNVLEFLQDEFPDMEVGGISGNFCSDKKPAAVNWIQGRGKSVVCEAMISGEVVEKVLKTSVSALVELNVIKNLTGSAIAGALGGFNAHASNIVSAIFIATGQDPAQNIESSHCITMMEAINDGKDLHISVTMPCIEVGTVGGGTQLASQSACLNLLGVKGACRETPASNSRLLAAIVAGSVLAGELSLMSAIASGQLVKSHMKYNRSSRDMSTVTS from the exons ATGGATGCCCGTCGGAGACCTCCCAAGCCCTCTAAAAGAGCTTCCTCCACCGGCCCCCTCCGTCGGTCTCCTTCCCCTGCCCCTAAAGCTTCTGATGCCCTCCCCCTCCCTTTATACCTCACCAACGGCGTTTTCTTCACCCTCTTCTTCTCTGTCGCCTATTACCTTCTTCACCGCTGGCGTGACAAGATCCGTAGCTCCACCCCTCTCCACGTCGTCACTCTCTCCGAACTCGCTGCCATCCTCTCTCTCATTGCCTCTTTCATTTACCTCTTAGGTTTCTTTGGCATTGATTTCGTACAATCCTTTATTGCCCGTGCTTCTCACGACGCTTGGGATATTGAAGACGAAGACCATTCCCCGGCCAGATTTATGGATCCTCCACCACCTCTTCCTTCTCAAGACGATGACGACCTTGTTAAATCTGTTGTTTCTGGTGAGATTCCTTCTTATTCCCTTGAGTCTCGGCTTGGGGATTGTTATCGAGCGGCTTCTATTCGGCGTGAAGCGGTGCAGAGGCTTACTGGGAGGTCTCTCGATGGGCTACCGCTTGAGGGGTTTGATTACCAGTCCATTTTAGGCCAGTGTTGTGAGATGCCTATAGGGTATGTTCAAATTCCAGTGGGGATTGCTGGGCCTTTGTTGCTTAACGGATGTGACTACTCTGTTCCCATGGCCACTACAGAAGGGTGTTTAGTTGCCAGTACTAATAGAGGTTGCAAGGCTATATATGCTTCCGGTGGAGCTACAAGTGTCCTTTTTAGGGATGCCATGACAAGGGCTCCCGTCGTCAAGTTCCCGACGGCTAGTAGGGCGTCCGAATTGCTGTTTTTCTTGGAAGAACCTGCTAATTTTGATACCTTAGCCGTGGTTTTCAACAA ATCGAGCAGATTTGCCAGGCTCCAGAAGATTCAGTGCTCACTTGCAGGGAGAAATCTTTACATCAGGTTCAGCTGTGGCACAGGGGATGCCATGGGAATGAACATGGTATCAAAGGCTGTTCAGAACGTTCTCGAGTTCCTTCAGGATGAGTTCCCAGACATGGAAGTAGGTGGTATATCTG GGAATTTCTGTTCTGATAAGAAGCCTGCTGCTGTGAACTGGATTCAAGGGCGTGGAAAGTCAGTTGTATGTGAAGCAATGATTTCTGGAGAAGTGGTGGAGAAAGTATTGAAAACTTCTGTATCTGCTCTTGTAGAGCTCAACGTGATCAAGAATCTTACCGGCTCTGCTATTGCTGGCGCTCTCGGTGGGTTTAATGCACATGCTTCCAATATTGTCTCTGCCATTTTCATTGCCACTGGGCAGGATCCAGCACAAAATATTGAGAGTTCTCATTGCATTACCATGATGGAGGCTATCAATGATGGGAAGGATCTTCACATATCCGTCACCATGCCGTGCATTGAG GTTGGTACCGTTGGTGGTGGGACTCAACTTGCTTCTCAATCCGCGTGCCTGAATCTGCTCGGTGTTAAGGGCGCATGCAGAGAAACCCCTGCATCGAACTCGAGGCTCCTGGCAGCCATAGTGGCCGGTTCTGTTTTGGCTGGGGAGCTGTCACTGATGTCTGCCATTGCATCTGGCCAGCTTGTTAAAAGCCACATGAAATATAACAGATCAAGCAGGGATATGAGCACGGTTACCTCATAG